From a single Budorcas taxicolor isolate Tak-1 chromosome X, Takin1.1, whole genome shotgun sequence genomic region:
- the LOC128070057 gene encoding TAF5-like RNA polymerase II p300/CBP-associated factor-associated factor 65 kDa subunit 5L, producing the protein MEQFRTEEMQTAVSCYLKRRQYRGGDGPPKQGLRLSQSVQDMATSLAVQSESGCANTVSAAPCQADPQQYEVQFGRLRDFLMDSASQHSDELMPLLYPLFVYLHLDLVQNSSKSTVESFYSRFHGMFLQNASQKDVIEQLQTTQTIQDILSNFRLRAFLDNKYVVRLPEDGYNYLLCYLQSDNNTALCRVLTWHIHLDVQPAERMDYQLYASGGSSTGQGSGLEPTDLPMYILQKEEDLDILQETIKCVQDGPPSLTTIYTYTFYNTEQLLNTAEASPDNKLLAAGFNNSRIKLWSLTSKFKSKPHQVDVSHLHSTYDTLEVDEEDRTAKEMKVLWGHCGPVYSTRFLPDSSALLSCSEDTSIRYWDLESFTNTVLYQGHAYPVWDLDISPHSLFFASASYDRTARLWSFDRTYPLRIYAGHLADVDCVKFHPNSNYLATGSTDKTVRLWSAQQGNSLRLFTGHCGPVRCLAFSPNGQYLVSAGEDQLLKLWDLASGTLYKELQGHTDDITSVTFSLDSSLIASASMDNSVRIWDIKSKHNSTPADGSSSELLGVYTSQMSSVLNVQFMAGNRLLVTGVREENQEH; encoded by the exons GGGCGGGGACGGCCCACCAAAGCAAGGCCTGCGACTGTCACAGAGCGTCCAGGATATGGCTACCAGCCTCGCAGTCCAGTCAGAATCTGGTTGTGCCAACACAGTGTCTGCAGCCCCTTGCCAGGCAGACCCCCAGCAATATGAAGTACAGTTCGGACGGCTGCGGGATTTTCTCATGGACTCTGCCTCCCAGCATAGCGACGAACTGATGCCTCTCCTCTACCCTCTCTTTGTCTACCTCCATCTCGACCTGGTCCAGAACAGTTCAAAGAGCACAGTGGAAAGCTTTTACAGCCGCTTCCATGGAATGTTTCTCCAGAATGCCAGCCAGAAGGACGTCATTGAGCAGCTCCAGACCACCCAGACCATCCAAGACATCCTGTCTAACTTCCGGCTGCGGGCCTTCCTGGACAACAAGTACGTGGTTCGTCTGCCGGAAGACGGCTACAACTACCTTCTCTGCTACCTCCAGAGTGACAACAACACCGCGCTGTGCAGAGTCCTCACCTGGCACATCCACCTGGACGTGCAGCCCGCCGAGAGGATGGACTACCAGCTCTATGCCAGCGGTGGCTCCTCCACCG GCCAGGGCAGTGGCCTGGAGCCCACCGACCTGCCCATGTACATCCTGCAGAAAGAGGAGGATCTGGACATCCTTCAGGAGACCATCAAGTGCGTCCAGGATGGCCCCCCCTCCCTCACCACCATCTATACCTACACCTTCTACAACACTGAGCAGCTGCTGAACACGGCGGAGGCCTCCCCTGACAACAAGCTGCTTGCTGCGGGCTTTAACAACTCCCGTATAAAACTGTGGAGTCTGACTTCCAAGTTTAAATCCAAGCCCCATCAAGTAGACGTGTCCCACCTCCACTCGACTTATGATACACTCGAGGTCGACGAGGAGGACAGGACAGCCAAGGAGATGAAGGTTCTGTGGGGACACTGCGGGCCGGTGTACAGCACCAGGTTCCTCCCGGACAGCTCGGCGCTGCTCTCCTGCTCTGAAGACACGTCCATCAGGTACTGGGACCTGGAGAGCTTCACTAACACTGTGCTGTACCAGGGCCACGCCTACCCCGTGTGGGACCTGGACATCAGCCCGCACAGCCTGTTCTTTGCCAGCGCGTCCTACGACCGCACGGCGCGGCTGTGGTCGTTTGATCGGACTTACCCACTGCGAATCTACGCCGGGCACCTGGCGGATGTGGACTGTGTCAAGTTCCACCCCAATTCAAACTATTTAGCCACGGGCTCGACAGACAAGACGGTGCGGCTGTGGAGTGCCCAGCAGGGGAACTCGCTTAGACTCTTCACAGGCCACTGTGGCCCCGTGCGCTGTCTGGCCTTTTCCCCCAACGGTCAGTACCTGGTGTCGGCGGGTGAGGACCAGCTGCTGAAGCTGTGGGACCTGGCATCTGGGACCCTCTACAAAGAGCTACAGGGCCACACGGATGACATCACCAGCGTCACCTTCAGCCTGGACAGCAGCCTGATTGCATCAGCATCCATGGATAACTCCGTGCGTATCTGGGACATCAAGAGCAAGCACAACAGCACGCCCGCCGATGGCTCGTCCAGTGAGCTCCTGGGCGTCTACACCAGCCAGATGAGCAGTGTGCTGAATGTGCAGTTCATGGCCGGCAACCGCCTGCTGGTGACCGGAGTCCGAGAAGAAAATCAGGAACACTGA